CGAAGTCATCAACGATGCTCCCATTACAATTGGCGGTACTAAAAAAGGATCGTATGTCAACATGGGTCCAATTACGGATTTAACAGCACTTGAGCGATCGTCCAACGTCTACATGTTCAATATTGCGATGCGGATGGCGAAATATCCAAGTAACGGCATTGCCGGAGCGAGTGTCGATGGAGCAGCTGCGATCATGCAGAATTACTATAGTCAGTTCGGACTTGGCGTCACGACTGGTGTTGATTTACCGTACGAAGCGAAAGGTGTTCAAGGAACACCGGACCGTGTTACATTACTCATGGACCGAGTCATCGGGCAGTATGATGCTTTCACGCCACTACAAGTTGCGCAGTACATCTCAACGCTTGCAAACGGTGGTTATCGCGTTCAGCCGCACTTCTTAAAAGAAGTTCTTGCATCGAATTCGATTGAAAAAGGAACAAAACAAGTCGATTATAGCTTCAAGACGAATTATCTGAATCGGATTGAAGTGAGTCAAGATAATATTGATCACGTCCGGGAAGGATTACATCGCGTTGTCAAAGGAGAACGCGGTACTTCGAAAGTCATCGCTCAAACAGGAATTGATGCTGCTGCAAAAACGGGTACAGCACAGGTTAGTGTCTATGGTGATGATGGAATCGCTTTACGTGACGGAAGCGGACAACCGGTTCGTTCATTGAACTCGAACCTTGTCGGCTGGGCACCGTATGATAATCCAGAGATGGCATGGGCCGTGTTCCTTCCTTACATGGAACAGGAAACCGTCAACTCGAAAATTGGTCATGACCTTGTCAAAGCGTATTTCAACGTCAAGGACGTACCATGGCAAACTAAGCCAAATTAACTAGATGAGAAACGAGAGTGATTGCTCACTCTCGTTTTTTTTGTTTGTATTGACCTTTTTTTTTAATGGATTTCGAATTGTAAACACTAAAAAACACGCCTTTACAATTCTTTTACGTTGGATTCATTTCGTTTTAATAGTTCATCCGTAGTATAAGTCTTGTAAGGAAAACGGATAAAAAGTCGTAGCATCGTCAGCGACACAATTTCGAGGAGGAAAATTAACCATGTCTTGGATGAAAAAAACAGCACTCATTACAACAGTAGCATCAATCGCAGTAGTGGGAGCAGCATGTGGTAACGAAGAAAGCGGTTCTGCTGGTTCATCTGATTTAAAAGGAAAAATCGCAATTGATGGTTCTTCTACGGTCTTCCCGATCATGGAAGCTGTCGGTGAAGAATATTCAATGGAACAACCTGACGTAGATGTCACAGTTGGTGTCTCTGGTACAGGTGGTGGATTCAAACGCTTCGTCGTTGGTGAAACAGATCTTTCAAACGCGTCGCGTGAAATTAAAGAAGAAGAAGCAGCTGAAGCGAAAAAGAACAACATCGAATTTACAAAAATGGCACTTGCATATGATGGTTTGACTGTCGCAGTCAGCAAAGAAAATACATGGGTAAAAGAACTCTCTATGGAGCAACTCGAGAAAATCTGGCTCGATCCGAACATTAAGACGTGGAAAGATGTCGATTCTTCTTACCCGGCTGAACCGTTGAAGTTCTTCAGCCCAGGTAAAGACTCTGGTACATTCGATTTCTTCTCAGAAGAAGTTCTTGATAAAAAAGATATGCGTAAAGATGTTCAATTATCAGAAGACGACAACGTACTCGTCAAAGGTGTTGAAGGAACGAAAGGTGCGATCGGTTACTTCGGATATGCATACTACGCAGAGAATAAAGATAAGTTGAAAGAAGTACCGCTCTCTGCTGAAGGAAAAGATGCAGTTGATCCAACACCAGAAACGATCAAAGATCTTTCTTATCCACTGTCACGTGAAATCTACACGTACATCAATAACAAATCGATGAAAGACAAAAAACAAGTAGCTGACTTCGTTCAGTTCACGAACGAAAACGCTGGTGATCTTGCTGAAGAAGTCGGATACATCAAAATGCCGCAAGATCGTTACGATGAAAACGCAAAAGCAATTGAAGATGCAATGAAATAAATCATCGAGTCATGAGGATGGCCCAACCGGGGAAGTCTGTACCGGTTGGGTCCCGTTCTCATGTCAAGAAGGAGTAGGGAGCGAAGAAGGATGAGTTCAACAGAAAACAAATCGGTTCGCGAGCTGATTCAACAGAACCGACAACAAAAATACAGTGTGAAAAACGTCATGGAACGTGTCATGCCGATCGTTTTATTCCTGTGTGCGTTCGTCTCGGTCGTTACGACCATCGGCATCATTCTCACGTTAGTCATTGAAACTGAACACTTCTTCGAAGTCGTTCCATTCAAGGAATTCTTCGGCAGTACGAGCTGGTACCCACTCAACTCACAACCTGAGTATGGAATTTGGCCACTCGTCGTCGGAACGCTAGAGATTACCGTGATTGCGATGCTAGTTGCCGTGCCGATCGGCCTCACGTCTGCGATTTATTTAAGTGAGTACGCGTCAGACCGCGCACGCCGTATCTTAAAGCCAATTCTTGAAGTTTTGGCGGGTGTTCCAACGATCGTCTTCGGATTCTTTGCCTTGACGTTCGTTACACCGGTACTTGTCGAGTTAATTCCAGGTCTACAAATCTATAATGCCCTCAGCCCGGGGATCGTCGTCGGAATCATGATCATTCCGATGATCGCTTCGATCTCTGAGGATGCGATGAGTTCTGTACCTAAAAAAATTCGTGACGGTGCTCTTGCCCTTGGTTCGACACGTCTTGAAGTTGCGTTGAAAGTCGTTGTTCCAGCTGCCTTGTCAGGTATCATTGCGTCGATCGTTCTCGGGATGTCGCGTGCGATTGGTGAGACGATGATCGTCACGATCGCTGGTGGTTCGAATCCGACTGCGGCTGTTGATCCACTTGAGCCTGTCCAGACGATGACAGCATACATCGTTCAGGTCGCTTTAGGTGATGCTGGATTTGGAACAGTCGAATATTACAGTATCTATGCGGTCGGTACGCTCTTGTTCGTCTTCACATTAGTGATGAACTTACTCGCGAACTGGATCACACGCCGCTTCAGAGAGGAGTACTAAGATGGCCTTACCAGAAAAACAACCCGTCTCGAAAAAATTCATCGATCCTGTCGCGGTCAAGAAGTCAATTAGCCAGCGACTCGTCGTCAACAACGTAACAAAAGTCATTTTCCTTGCTGGACTGTTCTTTGGTCTCGTCGTTTTAGGTATTCTCCTGTTCGGCGTCATCCGTGACGGTGCTTCATGGTTATCACTTGAATTTCTGCAAAATGCACCATCTCGTCGTCCTGAACGTGCCGGAATTTATCCGGCATTAATGGGATCGATCTTCTTGATGCTCTTGATCATTCCGATGATTTTCATCATTGGTGTCGGAGCTGCGATCTATTTAGAAGAGTATGCGAAAAAGAGTCGGATGACTTCTTTCATCGAAGTCAACATCTCGAACCTTGCTGGTGTTCCGTCAATCGTCTTCGGTTTACTTGGATTGACGTTCTTCGTTCGGAACATGGGCTTCGGATCAACATTGATTGCTGGAGCATTGACGCTTGCGTTAATGAGTCTTCCGGTCGTCATCGTCTCGTCACAAGAAGCGATTCGTGCCGTTCCACAAGCGATGCGTCATGCATCCCTCGCACTCGGTGCATCGAAATGGCAAACGACGTTCAAAGTCGTCCTTCCGGCGTCATTACCGGGTGTCATTACTGGGATCATCTTAGCTGTATCCCGAGCAATTGGTGAGACAGCACCACTTATCATGGTTGGAGCAGCGATTTTCATTGCGCGTGCACCGGAAAGTATTTTCTCCGAGTTCACGGCCTTACCGATTCAAATTTACAACTGGACAAGTCGTCCACAAGCAGACTTCCAAGGTCTTGCAGCTGCAGGAATCATCATCTTGATGATCATCCTCTTGACGATGAACTCACTTGCGATCTGGATCCGGAACCGATTCTCAAAACGTTACTAATCGAATCAGATAGATAGAAGGGATTTCTTTTAAGGAGGAAGACAGATGATGGATACGAAGCTGAACACGAAATCAGTTGTTACAGAAGGGACGGAGCGCATGAATCAACCAGTAGCAGCACGCGAAAGCGTCTATAACGTGAAAAACTTGAACTTATGGTATGGAGATGACCATGCGTTAAAAGACGTCAATCTCGATATTAAGAAAAATGAAGTCACGGCAATCATCGGACCTTCGGGTTGCGGTAAATCGACGTTCATCAAAACGTTGAATCGGATGGTTGAACTTGTACCAATCGTACGGACGAATGGTGCGATCGAGTATCACGGTCGTAATATCTTCGACAAAGAATACGGTGTCGAAGAATTGCGGACGTCTGTCGGAATGGTCTTCCAGCAACCGAACCCGTTCCCGAAATCGATTTACGATAATATCGCCTATGGTCCCCGCGTTCATGGCGTCAAAAACAAAAAAATCCTTGATGAAATCGTTGAGCGTAGTTTACGTCGAGCGGCGATTTGGGACGAGGTTAAAGATCGCTTGAACGAAA
This window of the Exiguobacterium acetylicum genome carries:
- the pstA gene encoding phosphate ABC transporter permease PstA; this encodes MALPEKQPVSKKFIDPVAVKKSISQRLVVNNVTKVIFLAGLFFGLVVLGILLFGVIRDGASWLSLEFLQNAPSRRPERAGIYPALMGSIFLMLLIIPMIFIIGVGAAIYLEEYAKKSRMTSFIEVNISNLAGVPSIVFGLLGLTFFVRNMGFGSTLIAGALTLALMSLPVVIVSSQEAIRAVPQAMRHASLALGASKWQTTFKVVLPASLPGVITGIILAVSRAIGETAPLIMVGAAIFIARAPESIFSEFTALPIQIYNWTSRPQADFQGLAAAGIIILMIILLTMNSLAIWIRNRFSKRY
- a CDS encoding PstS family phosphate ABC transporter substrate-binding protein, with the protein product MSWMKKTALITTVASIAVVGAACGNEESGSAGSSDLKGKIAIDGSSTVFPIMEAVGEEYSMEQPDVDVTVGVSGTGGGFKRFVVGETDLSNASREIKEEEAAEAKKNNIEFTKMALAYDGLTVAVSKENTWVKELSMEQLEKIWLDPNIKTWKDVDSSYPAEPLKFFSPGKDSGTFDFFSEEVLDKKDMRKDVQLSEDDNVLVKGVEGTKGAIGYFGYAYYAENKDKLKEVPLSAEGKDAVDPTPETIKDLSYPLSREIYTYINNKSMKDKKQVADFVQFTNENAGDLAEEVGYIKMPQDRYDENAKAIEDAMK
- the pstB gene encoding phosphate ABC transporter ATP-binding protein PstB; the protein is MNQPVAARESVYNVKNLNLWYGDDHALKDVNLDIKKNEVTAIIGPSGCGKSTFIKTLNRMVELVPIVRTNGAIEYHGRNIFDKEYGVEELRTSVGMVFQQPNPFPKSIYDNIAYGPRVHGVKNKKILDEIVERSLRRAAIWDEVKDRLNENAYGLSGGQQQRLCIARCLAIEPDVILMDEPTSALDPISTLKVEELVQELKSDYSIIIVTHNMQQAARVSDKTAFFLNGEVVEFDQTDRIFGNPSDKRTEDYISGRFG
- the pstC gene encoding phosphate ABC transporter permease subunit PstC, with translation MSSTENKSVRELIQQNRQQKYSVKNVMERVMPIVLFLCAFVSVVTTIGIILTLVIETEHFFEVVPFKEFFGSTSWYPLNSQPEYGIWPLVVGTLEITVIAMLVAVPIGLTSAIYLSEYASDRARRILKPILEVLAGVPTIVFGFFALTFVTPVLVELIPGLQIYNALSPGIVVGIMIIPMIASISEDAMSSVPKKIRDGALALGSTRLEVALKVVVPAALSGIIASIVLGMSRAIGETMIVTIAGGSNPTAAVDPLEPVQTMTAYIVQVALGDAGFGTVEYYSIYAVGTLLFVFTLVMNLLANWITRRFREEY